The following are from one region of the Littorina saxatilis isolate snail1 linkage group LG2, US_GU_Lsax_2.0, whole genome shotgun sequence genome:
- the LOC138959392 gene encoding BTB/POZ domain-containing protein KCTD5-like yields MASKNGIIDNARINTAKTDSAMEVSNNADYDISKLRKGKNEWVKLNVGGTTFMTTRTTVGRDPQSFLYRLIQEEPDLNTDKDGTGAYLIDRDPLYFGPVLNYLRHGKLVINKDLAEEGVLEEAEFYNITNLIKLVKERIKERDAKQSQTYMKNVYRVLQCSEEELTQMVSTMSDGWKFEQLVNIGSQYNYGSEDHAEFLCVVSKECPSLVNGSDTEPSDRAKVLQLKGSRM; encoded by the exons ATGGCGAGTAAGAATGGAATTATTGACAATGCCAGAATAAACACAGCAAAAACAGATTCCGCCATGGAAGTAAGCAATAACGCGGACTACGATATTTCTAAATTGCGGAAAGGCAAAAACGAGTGGGTAAAACTCAATGTTGGGGGAACAACGTTTATGACAACTCGCACAACAGTAGGGCGAGACCCACAGTCATTTCTGTACAGGCTGATTCAGGAAGAACCCGACCTCAACACAGATAAG GATGGAACTGGCGCTTATCTGATTGACAGAGATCCCCTGTACTTTGGTCCTGTGCTTAACTACCTCCGACATGGCAAACTGGTCATAAACAAAGATTTAGCAGAAGAAG GTGTTTTGGAAGAGGCAGAGTTTTACAACATCACAAATTTGATCAAACTAGTGAAAGAGAGGATAAAGGAGAGAGATGCAAAGCAGAGCCAG ACCTACATGAAGAATGTGTACAGAGTTTTGCAGTGTTCAGAAGAGGAACTTACACAGATGGTGTCCACAATGTCAGATGGGTGGAAGTTTGAACAG TTGGTGAATATTGGGTCCCAGTACAACTACGGGTCAGAAGACCATGCAGAGTTTCTGTGTGTGGTTTCCAAAGAATGCCCGAGTTTAGTCAACGGTTCTGACACAGAACCCTCAGACAGAGCAAAG GTTTTGCAGTTGAAGGGGTCCAGGATGTGA